In one Serinus canaria isolate serCan28SL12 chromosome 2, serCan2020, whole genome shotgun sequence genomic region, the following are encoded:
- the ACKR2 gene encoding atypical chemokine receptor 2 isoform X1 produces MLCSNAGWRAFFQCCQGMIKSRKTKQNQGGYAELTFPDCPLVQTKEVPKSLVQASGRMERGEEAPLPGMAWNGYFSNFSHGSIAGSHWSNTTSGMTARTTDTWLDAAYSSEYPYEYLDEEDYGLYGLCTKEEVLSFSRVFLPSFYTVIFLVGMAGNALLFTVLLMYIKKKKKMTELYLLNLVVSDFFLLLTLPFWALYISQWVTWDILCPFLNAMYTLNFYSGIFFVSCMSLDMYLQIVHAWSPHSSTEWRNSIRVLLVMWILSIALSIPDGLFTSTRQIHNKTIVCTQDYGQQHLFWKVVFRVIQNTLGFLFPFLFMTFCYSRIACALSTSQIPGSRRALCLVLALVGVFFVLWCPYNVVLILHSLQDVGVIRSCESSRKLDYALQVTESLSFVHCCLNPLLYAFVKKRFRAYLRKIPQVIFRRGAFFSIQDSQTSPSCSRYAAEIEMLSITNAS; encoded by the exons ATGTTGTGCTCAAACGCAGGGTGGAGAGCATTcttccagtgctgccagggaatgataaaaagcaggaaaacaaaacaaaaccagggagGGTATGCTGAGCTCACATTTCCTGACTGTCCTCTTGTGCAAACAAAAGAAGTTCCTAAAAGCCTGGTTCAAGCCTCCGGCAGGatggaaagaggagaagaagcTCCT CTGCCTGGAATGGCCTGGAATGGGTATTTCAGCAATTTCAGTCATGGGAGCATAGCAG GCAGCCACTGGTCGAACACAACCTCAGGAATGACAGCAAGAACCACAGACACGTGGCTGGATGCTGCCTATTCGAGTGAGTACCCGTATGAGTACCTGGATGAGGAGGATTATGGGCTCTATGGCCTCTGCACCAAAGAGGAGGTGCTGTCCTTCAGCAGGGTGTTCTTGCCATCATTTTACACGGTGATCTTCCTGGTTGGAATGGCTGGGAATGCTCTCCTGTTTACTGTCCTCCTCATGTacatcaagaagaaaaagaagatgacTGAGCTGTATCTGCTGAACCTGGTGGTTTCAGACTTCTTCCTGCTACTGACCCTTCCTTTCTGGGCTCTGTACATTTCTCAGTGGGTCACCTGGGACATCTTGTGCCCATTCTTGAATGCCATGTACACTCTGAACTTCTACAGTGGCATTTTCTTTGTGAGCTGCATGAGCCTGGACATGTACCTGCAGATAGTTCATGCTTGGTCTCCTCACAGCTCCACGGAGTGGAGGAATTCCATCCGCGTCTTGCTGGTGATGTGGATCCTTTCCATAGCTCTCTCCATTCCTGATGGCCTCTTCACCAGCACAAGGCAAATTCACAACAAAACCATCGTGTGCACCCAGGATTATGGCCAGCAACACTTATTTTGGAAAGTTGTCTTTCGGGTGATTCAAAACACCCTGggattccttttccccttcctcttcaTGACCTTCTGCTACTCCCGCATTGCCTGTGCGCTCAGCACCTCCCAGATAcctggctccaggagagctctcTGCTTGGTCCTTGCTCTGGTGGGGGTCTTCTTTGTGCTGTGGTGTCCTTACAACGTTGTGCTCATCCTCCACTCCCTGCAAGATGTGGGTGTGATCAGGAgctgtgaaagcagcaggaaactgGACTATGCCCTGCAGGTCACAGAGAGCTTGTCCTTTGTCCACTGCTGTCTCAACCCCTTGCTCTATGCTTTTGTGAAGAAACGGTTCAGGGCATATTTGCGGAAGATCCCTCAGGTCATTTTCAGGAGAGGCGCTTTCTTTTCCATCCAGGACTCCCAGACGAGCCCATCTTGCAGCAGATATGCAGCTGAGATAGAAATGTTGAGCATCACAAATGCctcataa
- the ACKR2 gene encoding atypical chemokine receptor 2 isoform X2 yields the protein MWQREKRHLSGLEETPNEISGMLPGMAWNGYFSNFSHGSIAGSHWSNTTSGMTARTTDTWLDAAYSSEYPYEYLDEEDYGLYGLCTKEEVLSFSRVFLPSFYTVIFLVGMAGNALLFTVLLMYIKKKKKMTELYLLNLVVSDFFLLLTLPFWALYISQWVTWDILCPFLNAMYTLNFYSGIFFVSCMSLDMYLQIVHAWSPHSSTEWRNSIRVLLVMWILSIALSIPDGLFTSTRQIHNKTIVCTQDYGQQHLFWKVVFRVIQNTLGFLFPFLFMTFCYSRIACALSTSQIPGSRRALCLVLALVGVFFVLWCPYNVVLILHSLQDVGVIRSCESSRKLDYALQVTESLSFVHCCLNPLLYAFVKKRFRAYLRKIPQVIFRRGAFFSIQDSQTSPSCSRYAAEIEMLSITNAS from the exons ATGtggcagagggagaaaaggcaTCTCAgtgggctggaagagaccccAAATGAAATTTCAGGAATG CTGCCTGGAATGGCCTGGAATGGGTATTTCAGCAATTTCAGTCATGGGAGCATAGCAG GCAGCCACTGGTCGAACACAACCTCAGGAATGACAGCAAGAACCACAGACACGTGGCTGGATGCTGCCTATTCGAGTGAGTACCCGTATGAGTACCTGGATGAGGAGGATTATGGGCTCTATGGCCTCTGCACCAAAGAGGAGGTGCTGTCCTTCAGCAGGGTGTTCTTGCCATCATTTTACACGGTGATCTTCCTGGTTGGAATGGCTGGGAATGCTCTCCTGTTTACTGTCCTCCTCATGTacatcaagaagaaaaagaagatgacTGAGCTGTATCTGCTGAACCTGGTGGTTTCAGACTTCTTCCTGCTACTGACCCTTCCTTTCTGGGCTCTGTACATTTCTCAGTGGGTCACCTGGGACATCTTGTGCCCATTCTTGAATGCCATGTACACTCTGAACTTCTACAGTGGCATTTTCTTTGTGAGCTGCATGAGCCTGGACATGTACCTGCAGATAGTTCATGCTTGGTCTCCTCACAGCTCCACGGAGTGGAGGAATTCCATCCGCGTCTTGCTGGTGATGTGGATCCTTTCCATAGCTCTCTCCATTCCTGATGGCCTCTTCACCAGCACAAGGCAAATTCACAACAAAACCATCGTGTGCACCCAGGATTATGGCCAGCAACACTTATTTTGGAAAGTTGTCTTTCGGGTGATTCAAAACACCCTGggattccttttccccttcctcttcaTGACCTTCTGCTACTCCCGCATTGCCTGTGCGCTCAGCACCTCCCAGATAcctggctccaggagagctctcTGCTTGGTCCTTGCTCTGGTGGGGGTCTTCTTTGTGCTGTGGTGTCCTTACAACGTTGTGCTCATCCTCCACTCCCTGCAAGATGTGGGTGTGATCAGGAgctgtgaaagcagcaggaaactgGACTATGCCCTGCAGGTCACAGAGAGCTTGTCCTTTGTCCACTGCTGTCTCAACCCCTTGCTCTATGCTTTTGTGAAGAAACGGTTCAGGGCATATTTGCGGAAGATCCCTCAGGTCATTTTCAGGAGAGGCGCTTTCTTTTCCATCCAGGACTCCCAGACGAGCCCATCTTGCAGCAGATATGCAGCTGAGATAGAAATGTTGAGCATCACAAATGCctcataa